The sequence CTGAAGTTCAATCTAGCCCTGTTGGTTACGAGTCCTCAAATCTTGGCTGACGTGCTTGCAGAAGACATAGATCATACTGCAATTATAGATATTTCAGTATTATAAATGTTTTCTGACAAAAATTGGTATGCTGTTTGTGAAATACCCGTGGTAGGTATTTTCCTCTGCAACTCGAGCAATATTTTCTTCACAGTTCTGGTTCTGTATCAGTTTGCACAACAACACATGCCCTCCAATTCTAATGGGATATAGCCATCCCAAAGCTGGTATGAGATTTTAGTGCCCTACTACAGGCTACAGCACCTCTTCATAGCTGGGAGCATGTAATCTGAATTACAGGTATTTGGCTCACAAACTGTTGCAGAGCTGGTACAAGGagtattttgaaatgcaaaggtGTAAGTGACATTAACAAGGCTCTGTGATTGCTCTAGAGAGACAGTGGCTGAAGCTCTTCTCAGTGATGGCTTTCTCATCCCAACGGTGGAATGTCTGAAGATGTTAAATATCAAGTATGAAGGTTAGTGTCTCTGGCACCACATAATTAAGTAAAAAGTGCATAGCTAGCGTTATGTccaattctgttctttttttctcgtATTGAAAGCTGTAATACTCTACATATCTTTCATTTGTCTGGGTCCTTAAACACCTTTTGACCTGTTCTCCTGGCCCCTTTATGGCCATGTTTGCCTATTGCTTTTGCATGTATCTGTGTTGGTGGAAGGATAGCTCTTCTGCACCGAATGCTGTATGGCTAAGGAGATTTCTTTCAAAGCTGGCATCTCTGTCCACGTCTGCACTAGTTACTGATTTCCTGAACtcccagtaattttttttctacattGAAGATTTGAAGCAAGTCAAAAGTAATGGGGTTTTATTTCTGAGCCTTATTCACCTCAGTTTTGTCTTAGTTCCATGCTGCTGTCCGCAGGTCTGGAGATGCTTAGATTTTCTGCAAGAGAATTAGGTAGCTGGAAGCAATGAAAATTAATAGTTTGTTTATCTCCCTGGGACTTTTTGGAAACATCAGCTGAAGAACTTTCCAAAAAAGTTCCTCAAGTTTCTGTGACTGTAATACAGTAAAATTTTAGGAGCTTTTGCTCAGTGAGCCTTCTCTTTGCAGTGTATTTTTAGACAGAACAGTTCTTTGTTATGTGGGAAATAAGTTGAAATTGGCAAGGGATTAGCAAAGCAGAAGTAGATTTTCCTGTGGTTTACAATGTGATTAGATCGGGCATcatattttctgctttcattgaACTTTTATGTTAATTATCCATTTGTTGCTTATTTTAGTTTCCTAGTATAGGAAATGAATAGCTCCAAATTCAATGGGGTTCCCAGAATAGAACACAGAACCAGTGATTTCAGTACAAGCTACTTAGTTTGCAACAAGCATCACACCAGTGTTTTACAATAAGAGCACTTTTCTGTCCATCAGTgatttttttggcttcttttcttctttttatcgcAGCAAATAAAGAGATATTACAGTTCAAAATTCCTCAGACGTTTTACTGCTTCTGGCGGCCTTTGCTGACGGGCCTTCTTTCCCGAAGCTTTACACAGACCCTAATAGAGAAAATGTTTACAGAGCTCAAGGAATGTTCGGACTCTTCAGAACTTCGGCCTCAGTTCCTGATCAACTGGATTTCTGAGATGCTGACTAGCATTGCTAGAGTTAATGCTGGTGAGTCAATCTGCAATTTGGGAAAAAATGTAAGAGTCTTTTCTGTACCACTGTAAGGACTGGAAGGGTGGTGAGTACTTTAGATGGGAAGTGCAATATTCTAATCACTATGTTTTGTGAGCTTTCAGCATTGCACTTATGCTTTTTAACTGGTAGCTTGTGCGTGTCGTGCATTTCTTAGCAAAAAATGGGAATTACTGTTTCATTGGCGGCTTTGCTGTGGCTTCCTCAAGATGTGAAAAGCTGGTGTCTTCCATGAGAGATCAGTCCCTTCAGGAATTTTTCTTTCAAGATAAAGTTAATACTAGTAGCTTCATTACCAAATAGATAGCCAATAGACATGTCATAAGCAAATTCTTATGAGTCCCTTGTTCTCAGTTCCTTCCTCACTTAACACAAGCATGCCTTTGCAAGATATTTACACAGTCTTGGTATCCTTTTTTAATCCCATCACAGGATTTCTCATGCTTTCTGAACTTAGGCAAAAGTAATAAGTAATCTTTTGCTTTCCATCTCTAGTTCCTTAGAACTGTTTAAATTGAAAAACTGTATGTTTTGCTCCAGAAACAGCTGCACTTTCTCTATTACCTGCTCTAGAAGAGCTTTAATTATTTAAAGTGTGTCATGGAAATTGTGTCGACGGGACTTTCATATTGAGAAGTAATGCAGGCCTGCAAGAGGTTTCCAGCTGGTGTCATTTTGCCACCTGCTCTTTCCTCTGTTGGTCTGCCTCAGTCCACACCAGGATTTTGCAAGTACCTATGACAGTCACAAGTTCAGGTTTGTTTGATGCTTTCAGTCAACACTGAGTGTGTCTGTTATGTACCAAGATCTCTGAACGTGAGTCATTCCCAGCTGTTAAGTCTACTCACAGTGCTATCTGGAATGGTCTCAGGTCTCGGAAGCTCTACTGCATTTACTGGGGACGACACTGTACAAACACAGCTCCGTGACTTCCACATCTGAGATGGGATGCACGGTGCCAGCTTTGGAACCTCTGCACCTCACTGTTTATCACATTCTGTGGAGCTGACTTAGCTGTCACTGCATTGCCAATCCCTTGCAACTGCCTTGACACATTTGGTCAGCGTATCTGGTCTTGGAGCTGGTTTGGAATGCCAGCTTATTTGAGGATCCAGAGCTGCAGTAGAAATACAAAGGGATGAAGGGTGTATTTTTTTATGAGTTTTGAGCAGCTTATTGTCTTTGTTATCATCTTTGAAGGGAAGAAGAGACGCCGTTGTAACAAACGGATATATGTGAAGGAGCTGTTCCTCCAGAAAGTTCCTTTGCAGTGGATAAGACTCACTGATAATTGCTTGGAAGCTCCCTGCTGGGCAACTCCACATCTTCTTCAGCTGTAAGTTTGATCCTGTGGCCTGGAAAGGGGACAGAGAGCAGTGCTCTGTAATGGCATTGGCCAGCTCATATGTGGTATGCTGAGTTATGTCTGTGTTCCCTTCCTTTCCATCTTGCAGAAATTGTGTCAGGTGCATATAAAGCCCTGCTTGTTGCTGCTCATCTCCCTGTTGTTTCTacaaagagaagcagcagaactTATTGGTTGCTCCttcaaaaagaaagtggaaattaTCTGGGGAGGTATGAGAAAAGCAACCTGTCCGGACGAAGAGTGACCTATAGCAGAGATGTGACTGCTCATACTGGTGATGTGGGGTTATCATAGTTGCTGACCTTTTttacaagaaaacagcaaaggagAAATTGAGTTAGAAGTATCCTTAAGTCCTTAATTTTTATCACAAAGAGGGAGTATTCCAGCATGCACTTCTTCGGAATAATCAGCTTTGCCTCTTAGTGGAGATAAATGAGCAGGCTGTCCTGGAGGAAGCTCAGACTTAAAAGGCTGCTGAGCTTGATAAACCTCCTTCTGGAATCTCTTTTTGCTTCTTAGACTTTTAcacagtttttttccttcctaggaTTCTCACAAGCATGAAGCCTCGTTTGCCACGTTCTTCGCGGAAGAACCTTCTGTATCTCACTTCTGTTTACACGGAAGGAGGTGGCCCTTTGTCCAGTCCAGGCCTCTCTTCAGACTGCAGTGAACAGCCAATTTACACTATAGAGAGCTTACAGTGGAGGGCCAGACAAGAAAGTCAGGCTAAAAATCACGAGCAGACTGTAGAGAGACAAGAAGATGTGCTGGGAAGACAGGATGGTgaagaggaggtggaggaagaagaagaagagatggTAACTGAAACAAATCCTGCGGAAGGACTTGCTCATTCTGATAACATGCTGGCCATTGCAGAAAAAAGGGCTGTGCTGCAAGGGTCCGCCTGGCAGATCATTGCAGGTAAAAGGTGACTTCTTAAGACTTAGACCATCTACATCACTAGCAAATGTCGACTGAAATGTAAAGGCCCTCCGGGGCCACTCAGAATTGAAGAGCACTTCAAAATAAGCTAAATGCCAAATCCCTgcagatttgggggttttttttcagtcttatGTTTATGTGCACGTGTCATTTCTCCGTAAAAGCCCTCATAATACTTGGAGTGCTTTTTCCAGGAGCATGTTGTTACTGCTTCATTAACGTTTTTTATCAGGCTTTTTCAAACTCTGTGTTTAAAATTTCACTGTATCCAATTGACAGGACAGGATATATGCCAACTGTTAATGGCAAAGAAAATAGGGTCATTTCCTGGATTTCAGCAATATATGCTGAAAGCTTTTGTTTGTCAGATTTAGGGGTATTTGAAAGCACTGTTTGGCTACACTGGGAAGCACCAGCTGTATGCTGGTAAGTTCCAGGCTCTAGGAAAATTGCAGTCATGACATGGTGGCAAACTAAAGAAAGGAACAAGGCAAGAAGTTTGTAGAGTGAATGAATGGTTTAGCTAGTGCTTTGCTAGCTCCCTTGCTGTAGCTGTACCTGTTGATTGGGGTGGATGGTTCTGCAACTGATGAGATTTTTGGAGGAATGAATTATGGAGGGACgtgaagacagaagaaagaggTTGGTGGTgtttaaaggaagaagaaaagtgcAGCCATTGGAAGACAAAGAACTCTTGTACCTCACTCACAGGGGAGTTTtcccaagtttaaaaaaaaaaaaagttgttctgtGAGAGCAGGTCAGCTTAATTATGCTGATGAGAACAGCTTGTTAGAGTTAGGTCTTTTGAGAATAGAAACAAGACTGCTCTTTGCTTAGCTGATTTTGGTTCAGAGCAAGCAAAGCTGTCAGTGAAAGAGCACACATAGTGCCTAGTGTCTGTAAACCTTGGGTCACCTGATTTTTATGAAGTTTCTGTTTACATGGTTGGTTATGGGTAAACTTAATTTCTGTGTAGTTACCATCCTTAAACATTTGAAAACTGTAGCCAGTAGGTATATACAGTGCCAGGATAACCAGTGGTATAATGATATTTAGTAGGTTGCTCCCTAAAGAAAGGAGTTGGCCTGTTCaatatataaaatagtatttGCCTTACAGTTGCACTGGATGTCACCAAATGCTATTTCTGcacctttaattttaaaattgtaaCAGCTGGAAATCACCATCCTGTGTCAAGAGTTTCGGTTCCATTAACCGAGAAGggcatgaaaggaaaaataaagaagtatGCTGGCTCTTTAGGGCAAGGCCTGTATTTATGAGCAGTTGTCAGGTAACAGAAATAATCAGTTTCAGGCAAGGACAATGAATTGGCCAAGTTCTCCGTGATTAGCAGCGGTCTCAAGTCATCTGTATAATTATTGCTGGCTTTCTGGAGTGGAGTTTCCTATCTTTTTGAGGTCTTCTGCCTGCTAGCCTTTTTTATGCTGCTGGTAAGGATTCCAGAGTTGAAGTGTTCTGGTGTCAGGAAAGCTAGAGGGTTTAAGAAATCCTGTTGTCAAAACAATAATACGTAATGTGTACCTTTCGTTTAATTAAGTTGCATTCTGATTTCACATGTAAAAGCAGCCTTCCCTGTTGGGAACTGCCTGTGAAATTTGGGTGCGGAGGTATAAAGGAGCAGACTCACTGATGTTATCTGTGGCCAAGGATGGTTTCCCAGTGTGCAGTTTCTGGCCCCCATTGGAagccaaatttaaaaaatgtgaaattgTGGAGAGGAAATAGGAATAAGtgcttgtaaaaataattagCAGAATTTCCAAGAGACTGCTGTATTCTTCCTTGCCATGTCAGCTAAACCTACCTGTCTGTCTAGAATTGCTTTATTCGTTAATGAGTCTTCCTCAGCATTTTATTCTTCTACTTTTGAGGCTTCAGTTCCTGTTTACTCAACACCGTTGCTCTGCAACTGGGAATCTCGGTGGGTCTTAAAGAAGCTGGTCCTCAGCCTCACTGGAGGAATGAGCTACTAGGTGCAAATGTGCTGGTCTGTATCTTCATATGTGTACAAATGGCTCCTTCCATTACAGGAGTATGCAGAGTGAATTTTTTAGAAGCGCTTTTCAAAGTGTGATTTTTAATTAACATATGTAAATCAATACTTCAGATTCAAACAGAAGTCTGCTCAAAAGAGAGAGGTAACTATTAAGGATTGCTTCAGAATACTGTGAGGTTTCTGTTAACGGACTTTGCCTCACAGTGCTTCGGACAGGCTGCACTGGATAGCCTGCATGATGATACATGACTCCAGATGTTTTCCCATCGTCTTACATACTCCAGTTTCTTTCTTTGGAAGAGGTAGTTAAATTAGTTAATTCAAATTTGTATCATACAGTTCTTGCTGAGTACGTGAGTTGGCCTGAGACAGTACTTGGGGGGATTCTTGTTTTTTGAAAATCTGTCTGGGGAGCTTGGACTTCTTGTTTATGTGCTGAATGTTGTTTTTACCCAGATGAAGTACAATGGAAAGACTTTCCTATTGGGAAACTCCCAGGTCAGACAGATGATCCTGATGGTCTCATGTTGGATAATTATTCCATGATGTCCCTGCTTGATCAGCCAGTGAGAGATGAGTGGAAGTCTCCCACTACAAAGTGAGTAATGGTGTGGGCAGGACTTTGTCCTTGAACCATGAAGTATGTATTTATCTCTCTGCTTTGTGCTACAGTATGAAAATTTCATGATTCCTGTTTACTTCTGTAATAGTTTGACCAAAATATCTACTAACTGTTCTTTTCTTATTCATTTGTCAAGTAATGTGTGTATTTGGAAGGACCTTTGCAGTGCTGATGTCACAGGGTAACAGGCTGCTCTTTGGACTGTGCTGTTAACTTCCACTGTTGTCTGATGCTGTTAGTAAGATAGAATGTGCTGGTCACTAAGAGTTGCTAACTCTGGAAGTGCAGAATTTTTAAAACTGACTCTGCTGAGAGTTGGTGCAGAATCTGCCTGATGAAACACCAAGCTGAAAAACTTTAATTGCAAGGCCATAGTTCTTCCCATTAAAGCGTTAAGAACTAGAAGCCAGGAGGCACAGCTAACAGTATTAGCTCTCCCATATTCTCACTGCCTGACCTCAGACAAGTCATTTAGCCTCACCCAGTGTTAGTTATCCCAGACTAGTTAATCCCCTGTGGGAAGGGACTCATTCTAAAATACAGTTGTTTACTGAAAGACTTCAAGCTGCATTAGTGGGAAAGCCTGGAGATGAGGATAGAAGGTAGCCACAGGAAGTGGTTGACTGCAGATTACTTTCATGACACCAGAGGAAGGAATTGGCTGTATGTGATTTGGGTGGTGAATGTGCTTAGAGTTTGGCATCAGTGAATGCAAATGTGTCTCCCTGTGATACAGCTGAGGTGGATACTATAGAACGCTTCCTGAGTAAGGTCATTGTCATTGCAGCCCCAGTCATTCATCCTATGGTTAATCCAAAATGAGTGAAATCATCTTTTCTCCTCAGTGTATTTCCTCTTCCTGCTTGCTTGTATTGCATTAGTGCACTTGCACCCTCAATGGACCCAGTCATAAGTTATTGCTACCTGGCATTGCTGGGGCAACTCAGCAGTATCCTAGTAAGCTACTTCACAAAGCTGTAACAATCATCCTTCCAAGTTGAAGGAACATACCCAGGATTCTTCTGTCTGCATGtctccttcattttttcttgTCATCAAGGCTAATTGAGAGCTGCTGTTTGTAATTGTAGCTGTTCTGCAAGCCGTTCCCATTCCATTCCTTTCTACGAATGAGCCTTTTGCACTATCTGAAAGATAAATGCAGTGGCATCAGTGGCAATCAAAAAGATGGTTCCTCTAGTATCCTTTGAGGAAGCCAACTCGTAATGTTATCATCTTCACTCCTCCTGCTCTTTCTAAAAGAAACCATTGCTTGGTTATGCTCTGTCCTTTATGAGATGCAGCGGCTAGGCTATTTGGAAGTTACTAGTGCAGCCTCAGCAGGCTTGAAAACTCAATTTCTGTTAAATTGGGGCTCAGATCCTCAGTCACAGTGTGTTGACATCGCCCAGTGACTTCTTCAGAGCTGTACCTAGTGATTCAAGTTGCAGATCTGAACTCACTAAAGAAATGCTGGTTGTCATGGAAATGATGGTAGCATTTTTAGAAAGCTTTAGCTGGATCTTCTCCATTACCAAATGAAACTTGTCCATTTAAGCCATTCCTCTGAAGACTTTTTAGTAGGATCATTATTTAACCCTTTGAAGTCAAAGGATCTCAGGTGTTGTTAGCTGTCAAATCAGTTTTGTCTCATACACTGTAGTGGATGGACTTGCCTATATTTGCCACCAAGGAACActtcagaatataaataaaatatagtttCTTTCTTAAACACTTAATAGAGTAACTTTCTAATCGGTGATGCTCTCCCTGTAGTTGATAGGCCCAGTCTAGTggtttccaaaacaaaatgtgaataacagtgaCAGTAATGCAGACTGGGGTGTTGCAGTGGGAAGAGCCCTTACACACattcatattcatattttcacatattttcacATATTCAGTTGTTTTCAGATTTGTCTCCAGTTCTGAAGAGCAAGGTTTCCATTCTGTCTCTTCTGTCATGTTGGAATGAGGCAAATTCTTGGAATTTGCAGATCTGCTTTCAGTCTGTAAAGCCCCGGCATTCTCACCCTAGTCACAAATGATAGACTACTTGATTTTGGAGACTTGAAACGTAAAGCTGTTCAACTTAATGTTTAGGCAGGTGAATCACTGCCAAGAATAAGGAGTTGCAGCAGAATTCTGATTAGCTACGGTAATCAGTACCATTCAGCATCTAGCCAGCAAGCTCTGACAAGAGACAGGTTGGGGGGTTCTTAATTCATTCCTCATTGGCTCAGTGGATTTTGCTGTGCACAATAGATGGAATCATCTATTATTAGGGAGGGTGTTAAGAAATGCATATGGAATAGTGTGATTCACTATTCTGGCTTGTTCATAACCTGCTACTCGATGCCAGCTGAAACATGTACCCTTTCTGACTTGTGTGTTGTAGGCGTCAGGTATTATGTAATCCCAGAATATTTCTTGGAGTGGTGACTATATGCTGTTTCTAGAGTAGTAGGAATTAAATATCATCTAACGATTTCGGGTTCTGCTCTGCCAACAAAGGAATTCCTCTAGGTACGAACTCTATCAGACCACTGATTTAGATGTTAAAGGAGCTAGGACTTGGCCATATTAAAGTCTGCTGTTTGAAAATCCACAGCATGCATTACTGAAAGAATTCCTTTGTTAATCAAAAGTCACTAAAACTACTAGTATATGTTTTTTGTTATGTTGCTTGGGAGGTCGGCAAAATCCTCGCAAATGTCAGCAGAGTAAAAGCGAGTACTAGTACTGAAGTGTGGTTAGTTACTGTTACAGTTTTATTCTGAGTGTAgaaacacctcttttttttttttttaaacaaaggaaagaaaattttggTTAAATGAACAGGGAATGTGATAGTCTTCTCACATGCATCTCTATTCCATTCCAAGTACTGTTATAGAGTTCAAAATCCATCCTTGCCAGATTCCTACTAGCTAATAGACTAAGCTTAATAGCAGGAGGGATagtgcaaaaaaacccaagtagAGAGGAGAAAAGCTTGGTGTGTTTTCTGGATTCCtgagaaatgtgtgtgtttttggAGAGAGAAGACCAGGCAGAAGCTATAGCTATGGTGCTGTCCCATTTTGGCAGCTGCTTGTTGTCTGGGGCCTCCCAATACTTTGTTACCATGGCTGCATTTATTCCACACATCATACAGTAGCAGCAGTGGTTTGGTATCTCTGGTAATctcctgtctctttttcttttaactccaATCCTCTACTTCTGTGCGGTTGGAGACAagatctgatttttctttctgtgggtctagctgccccagctgctttgcctccctttccctcccctatGCAGTGGTCTTGTTGCTGCAGCTCGCAGCATCCCTGGTGGTGATAGAGAGCAAGTCGCTGCTTGTTTTGTTGAATACAAGTGCCAGCTGTAGCAATGTGCTCCTGTACTGtcaggggaaaggggaggaattGAAACCTACCACCATAACACTGTCCTCCCATATCCCAAATTCCTCAAAAGTTTGTGCCATCAGTACACTGCTAGCTGGCCTTACAGCTGGCAAAGCATCCTTGCTTTCTCATCAGCAAGGTAACTAACCAGGTTCTCACTGCTTTTGTTTCTGGCAGCTTTCGTTTAATCCCCACTAAATGTGTCTTCCTTCCTGCTGCTGTTACTTACAAGTCTTGCTTCCTAGCTCTTTATGAGAAAGGGTCAGCTGTGCGTGCTGGCAGCTGACCTGGAAATGTTTTGCAGACAGCGTTTCCAAAGTCTTGGTCATATTGCAGAGAGTCCTCAGAGTTCTGAGTCCCATCGCGGTTCCTAATAATCAGAAAGCAGAACCATGGAGCAAGCAGTTACCAGATGCAACTCATCCTGCTGCACTTTCAGTGTTAggttccttttcttctttcttcttatcAGGCTTCAATATTTTGTAGCTGCTTTTGTGATACCCAGTTGTTATAGTGAGTCATGTGAAGCAGTTCATGTGCTTGCAGTTTTACAGCACTGGCAAGCAGGTAGTTGAGTGTTACGATTAAATGATGACTTGTTGAATCTCCCGGTCTGTCCCTGGTTTAAGCTGATGAAACATCACCTCTTACAACTTCAGAACAAAAGTGATTTAGTTTGGGGGATTTGGAGGACATATAATGGTAGtaagaaaaattctttttctagGTAGAACTTGTTAGGATTTTTGCAAATCCAGAAAATGTGCAAAGTGGGaaagatattttcagttttccaaaatttgttttccttaGTATGCTTCAAGAGCAAAGCATCACTGTGTCATTAACCATTAAACTGGAAGTGTGGTGCTGGAAGATATGATGTCTATAATGATGCTTTGAGATTCTTGCTTGAGCAGTCTGCAAAGATACATATGTAAAggagctcttaaaaaaaaaaaaaaagcacatgcacaCATCAACAAATGCATCTAAACACAAGGCTACCACCTTTGATTCAGCAAGTTTCTGATTCACAGACTGCTGGAAGGTAGGAAGGTAACCAGGGGAAAGcactattttgttgttttgtgcgTGTATGTTTACTTATCCATCTGCTTTTGAACATAGTTAGAGACAGGCAACTGAGTTGGACCTTTGATCTCAGCTAGTACAAGCATTTTTACATTCTGAAATTGATGTGCAGTTAAATCTGTGACCTTAACAGCATGAGGCAGTCTGTGGAAGATCCTATAGGTTGCATTCACATTCCCTTCTTGCTGCACGTTAATACTCTAAGAAATATacatggctgtttttcttctttttttttttttttttttaaatacctctttCTGGTAACCAACTTGTCAGGGGTAtttcctccctcctcaggctgcaAAAAGCATTGGAAGGTCAGGTTTGTACTTGGTCATAAAAACCTACAAAATGcaaggagtttaaaaaaatacgTAGCTGTTGAGTTGCtctaattttaaaaacaatgagaaaaagaTTTATACTGTTAATTAGATAGTCAAATCGATTCTCATACTTAAAAATGAACCATCTCACTATCTGTAAGTGTTCTCTGAAATGCACTTTTCAATGATTTTTCACAGGAGGAGAGCCATTGCGTATCGATAATGTTTTCCTAGGCTTTACTTTCTAGACTTGTATATGATTCTGCTGCTTGCAACAATTTAGAAATAAGGGATCCTTTTTGTCTGGGGAGATGAAAGGAAGCATAGCGAGTCATACAAGGCAGACATGGCTCTGGGGAAATGCTAGGTCAACTTGTCTGTGCAGAGAAGAAGAGCAAATTATGTTGCTATAGGATAGAAGAATGCTACCTGTGAGCCCGTTGAATATTTCCAAGAGGTTCCTGGGCTCAAGACTTAGCTGAAGTATTTGGATTTCCAGGAATTTCTATTCTGTGCCATAGTTGTGTAATTATAATGGAAAATTTTGCTAGAGATattcagcagaggcaggagccttAGAATATTATGGGTTACCTTGGGAAGGGGAGGACTCTACCCCATAGTACATACAAGCTACACACTTGTCCATGGCCCCTCTCTTGGCCAGTAACCAGAACAGAATTGTTTGTGCAGGAACACAGCTCATCTGCTCCTGGAAGAGACAAACTTATCTGCATTATAGATTCTTGTTCACGTGTGTCAGAACACTCCTCTTGGGATCTACAAATGAAAgggcctgtctctctctctttttttttttccctagtgtcTTCGGTTTTTATCTTATAGGTAATACTCAGTAATTTGATGTTTGCAAGGATACTAAAAAAGCAGTAGGTGACATTAGGGAATTCATGACAGAACGGTTGGTGTAGAATGGTTGATTGTTCAAAGTATTATGGTTAGGAGGAAGTTGCCATTCCATTTTATAATACAAAGCAGTAGATAGCCCTGGAGAGAACAAGATCTGTTCTGCAATACCTGTCCTGTGGACAAGGGTGGAATTTGTATGGTGGTGCTTTGCAGGGAAGCTGTTACCGATGTTGCCATGGAACTAGCCATCAGTGAAACCAATTACACAAGCTAGTGTTGTATTTAGAAACCTTGTtttaaagagaaggaaggaaaaaaaagcccaagccaCCAATAAATATCTTGGAGTTAAGAGTGAGGGTGTTGTTCATGCTCTTACCTCAGTATTCTGTTCTCCTCACGACTCGTAGAAataaaagaggaggagggaaagtgACAGATAGGATGCAACTAACTTCCTGAAGAAATAACTGAAGAGCTGATTTCTGCTGCAGTGCCTTGTGATTGTGTTACAAGAGCAGAATGAGCCCCCACTAATTACTGCATTGCAGAC is a genomic window of Dromaius novaehollandiae isolate bDroNov1 chromosome 11, bDroNov1.hap1, whole genome shotgun sequence containing:
- the LAS1L gene encoding ribosomal biogenesis protein LAS1L isoform X1 codes for the protein MSGRGELAWRRPPPDVARRRLKPLRTVVAWRGRAEWDQVMVGLYCGDSRLQQEALDRVSAWKSRYGPKMPLAVDCTAELIRCKVLDSSGKLRSHELILSYGLALVRFVNLITERKQKMVSIPLRQLAREVDIPIWVVDLRHELTHGKLPQLALCRKGCDVVLDWLRKTYWSRQLGNNLCEESEEEDEQEETEANTEMDSDTWEIQTPQHEACQKHKEFHEKVRDVLVSYKNEQFRVMQTVQSVSKSRELWSDSSSEVDWILAQIKDLMQENRETVAEALLSDGFLIPTVECLKMLNIKYEANKEILQFKIPQTFYCFWRPLLTGLLSRSFTQTLIEKMFTELKECSDSSELRPQFLINWISEMLTSIARVNAGKKRRRCNKRIYVKELFLQKVPLQWIRLTDNCLEAPCWATPHLLQLILTSMKPRLPRSSRKNLLYLTSVYTEGGGPLSSPGLSSDCSEQPIYTIESLQWRARQESQAKNHEQTVERQEDVLGRQDGEEEVEEEEEEMVTETNPAEGLAHSDNMLAIAEKRAVLQGSAWQIIADEVQWKDFPIGKLPGQTDDPDGLMLDNYSMMSLLDQPVRDEWKSPTTNSAELNVPVTGGLLWTQNDFHKIKSGLQLF
- the LAS1L gene encoding ribosomal biogenesis protein LAS1L isoform X2, coding for MPLAVDCTAELIRCKVLDSSGKLRSHELILSYGLALVRFVNLITERKQKMVSIPLRQLAREVDIPIWVVDLRHELTHGKLPQLALCRKGCDVVLDWLRKTYWSRQLGNNLCEESEEEDEQEETEANTEMDSDTWEIQTPQHEACQKHKEFHEKVRDVLVSYKNEQFRVMQTVQSVSKSRELWSDSSSEVDWILAQIKDLMQENRETVAEALLSDGFLIPTVECLKMLNIKYEANKEILQFKIPQTFYCFWRPLLTGLLSRSFTQTLIEKMFTELKECSDSSELRPQFLINWISEMLTSIARVNAGKKRRRCNKRIYVKELFLQKVPLQWIRLTDNCLEAPCWATPHLLQLILTSMKPRLPRSSRKNLLYLTSVYTEGGGPLSSPGLSSDCSEQPIYTIESLQWRARQESQAKNHEQTVERQEDVLGRQDGEEEVEEEEEEMVTETNPAEGLAHSDNMLAIAEKRAVLQGSAWQIIADEVQWKDFPIGKLPGQTDDPDGLMLDNYSMMSLLDQPVRDEWKSPTTNSAELNVPVTGGLLWTQNDFHKIKSGLQLF